One region of Salvia miltiorrhiza cultivar Shanhuang (shh) chromosome 3, IMPLAD_Smil_shh, whole genome shotgun sequence genomic DNA includes:
- the LOC131017616 gene encoding uncharacterized protein LOC131017616, with the protein MDVQPITSMKYKVSCGTKTYVVDLNAKICLCREFDLDLISCAHAAAAISKSKHSLFSVSSYYTTETLREIYSGEVMPILHPDEWSVPVEVKSRQVLTPPQPTQAGHPRTSRIESCR; encoded by the exons ATGGATGTGCAACCAATTACATCAATGAAATATAAGGTTTCATGTGGAACAAAGACGTATGTGGTTGATCTGAATGCTAAGATTTGCTTGTGTCGGGAATTTGATCTTGATTTGATTTCTTGCGCTCATGCTGCCGCGGCAATAAG TAAATCAAAACATAGTTTATTTTCTGTGTCGAGCTACTACACAACAGAGACATTGCGTGAGATATATTCGGGTGAGGTGATGCCAATCTTGCATCCAGATGAGTGGTCTGTGCCTGTAGAAGTGAAATCAAGACAAGTGTTGACACCACCTCAGCCTACACAGGCAGGACATCCGCGGACAAGTAGAATCGAATCTTGTAGGTGA